The following are encoded in a window of Rubellicoccus peritrichatus genomic DNA:
- a CDS encoding FKBP-type peptidyl-prolyl cis-trans isomerase produces the protein MGKAKTMKHPSILKFAVSTSAVLLILSSGLRAEDAPAADDTATLKDFGWLMSQQISQLDLSDSEQKAFLAGINAGLAGEDGPADPQAAAMKVQQFLQARMMAAQAKETDAFFAELDSNPNVKKSSTGLYYEILEEGEEGRAGTDDTVKLHYEGSLPNGTVFDSSKQRGEPATFPVAGVVPGFGEGVQLVGPGGKVKLYIPPQLGYGQQPPPGSRIPPNSVLVFDVEMLEVNPEG, from the coding sequence ATGGGAAAAGCCAAAACGATGAAACACCCTTCAATCCTTAAATTCGCAGTTTCTACCTCTGCGGTTTTACTAATTCTATCCTCCGGACTGCGTGCTGAAGATGCTCCAGCTGCGGATGATACCGCAACACTCAAGGACTTTGGTTGGCTGATGAGTCAACAAATCAGTCAGCTTGATCTATCAGACAGCGAACAGAAGGCATTTCTTGCCGGCATCAATGCTGGGCTCGCTGGTGAGGATGGCCCTGCTGATCCACAGGCTGCAGCGATGAAGGTCCAGCAGTTTCTCCAGGCTCGTATGATGGCAGCTCAAGCAAAAGAAACGGATGCATTCTTTGCAGAACTGGATAGCAACCCAAACGTCAAGAAATCCTCTACAGGTCTCTACTACGAGATCCTCGAAGAAGGTGAAGAAGGTCGCGCAGGTACCGATGATACAGTAAAGCTTCATTATGAAGGTTCATTGCCTAACGGTACTGTTTTCGACAGCTCCAAGCAACGTGGTGAGCCAGCAACTTTCCCGGTCGCAGGAGTAGTTCCTGGTTTCGGTGAAGGTGTTCAGCTCGTAGGCCCTGGCGGTAAGGTAAAGCTCTATATCCCGCCACAGTTGGGTTATGGTCAGCAACCTCCTCCTGGTAGCCGCATCCCACCAAACTCTGTTTTGGTCTTCGACGTGGAAATGCTCGAGGTCAATCCTGAGGGATAA
- a CDS encoding low molecular weight phosphatase family protein, producing the protein MGGTKPNTGNQWILFLCTGNYYRSRFAEAIFNHRAEQLGIGWRAFSRGLDLQPHVNFGPISKYTREALAERSIPIELTAKEPAALQRQDLIKAHHIIALKEAEHRPLMHAQFPDSVDSVEYWTVHDLDAATAEEALPMIEKLVAQVLDDVLEKSNQV; encoded by the coding sequence ATGGGAGGAACAAAGCCAAATACCGGAAACCAGTGGATCTTATTTCTCTGCACTGGGAACTATTATCGGAGCCGTTTTGCTGAAGCCATTTTCAATCATAGAGCGGAACAATTAGGGATTGGTTGGAGGGCTTTTTCACGTGGCCTGGATCTTCAGCCACATGTGAATTTTGGCCCAATTTCAAAATACACACGCGAAGCACTTGCTGAGCGCAGTATTCCTATTGAACTTACAGCTAAGGAACCCGCAGCCTTGCAAAGGCAAGACTTGATCAAGGCACATCACATCATCGCTTTGAAGGAAGCTGAACATCGTCCGCTGATGCATGCTCAGTTCCCTGATTCAGTTGATTCTGTTGAATACTGGACCGTCCACGATCTTGATGCTGCAACCGCTGAAGAAGCATTGCCCATGATTGAGAAGCTGGTGGCTCAGGTCCTTGATGATGTTCTTGAAAAGTCTAACCAGGTATAA
- a CDS encoding DUF4870 domain-containing protein produces MNQYQNESSIPPPIEMTSDEKLWAILSHISLLLGVAIILPLIAYLVKRGDSAIVAEHAKEALNFHISLLIYTIVCIPLVFIFVGIFLIIGISIASMVLCIIATIKASNGEFYRYPLTIRFVS; encoded by the coding sequence ATGAACCAATACCAAAACGAAAGTAGCATTCCTCCTCCCATTGAGATGACCTCCGATGAAAAGCTTTGGGCGATTCTGTCTCACATATCACTCCTGCTTGGAGTTGCGATCATCCTTCCACTGATTGCTTACCTGGTTAAGCGGGGGGATTCGGCTATTGTTGCTGAGCATGCAAAAGAGGCGCTTAATTTTCATATATCTTTACTAATCTATACTATTGTATGCATCCCACTGGTCTTTATCTTTGTCGGAATTTTCCTAATTATTGGAATTAGCATCGCAAGCATGGTCTTATGTATCATTGCTACGATTAAGGCATCGAATGGTGAATTTTATCGTTATCCGCTAACGATTCGATTTGTTTCCTGA
- a CDS encoding tetratricopeptide repeat protein, with amino-acid sequence MPVGRLTSSSRLFYSFCCKTLLFGLASLIVLLHGCGPAELSDREKNDLIESGVAALEFFDFKKAYEDLSKVRPQLEEGSKQWEEVTYGLALAAWHTSPPDGFMVGLATELFQDLINQGKSPEIIAQVRLDLGRIYEITDFPGDKVNVEKAQQEFETVMKQNPGNDYGYQGMLRLAQTYVQELDTANAEKAANLISDYIARYPESEWKSVAAQYLGDIYYMYLGDDTKALEAYKIAKAAGFPNKSSMDVYIWRMGILAERTGKDRDATDYFYEIVTEYPRSVYGTYARDRVAEYVDKHPNSGVVVPELQQVTSRKK; translated from the coding sequence ATGCCCGTCGGTCGCCTAACATCATCTTCCCGTTTGTTTTACAGCTTTTGCTGCAAGACTCTGCTCTTTGGCTTAGCCAGCTTAATTGTGCTGCTTCACGGCTGCGGTCCAGCAGAACTCAGCGACAGAGAAAAAAACGATTTAATCGAAAGTGGTGTGGCGGCGCTTGAGTTTTTTGATTTCAAAAAAGCCTACGAAGATCTTTCAAAAGTTCGCCCCCAATTGGAGGAAGGATCCAAGCAATGGGAGGAAGTAACCTACGGCCTTGCATTGGCTGCCTGGCATACAAGCCCACCCGATGGTTTCATGGTTGGTTTGGCTACAGAATTGTTTCAAGACCTTATCAATCAGGGAAAATCTCCTGAAATCATAGCCCAAGTTCGGCTGGATTTGGGACGTATTTACGAGATAACCGACTTTCCTGGTGACAAGGTTAATGTCGAAAAAGCGCAGCAGGAATTTGAAACCGTGATGAAGCAAAACCCCGGTAACGATTATGGTTACCAAGGTATGCTCCGGCTTGCGCAAACTTATGTGCAAGAGCTTGATACTGCCAATGCCGAGAAAGCAGCGAACCTCATCAGTGACTACATCGCCAGATATCCTGAGAGCGAGTGGAAGTCCGTCGCAGCACAGTATCTGGGAGACATCTACTACATGTATCTGGGCGATGACACCAAGGCGCTGGAAGCTTACAAGATAGCGAAAGCTGCAGGATTTCCCAACAAATCGTCCATGGATGTCTACATATGGCGCATGGGAATCTTAGCTGAGCGGACCGGGAAGGACCGAGATGCGACTGATTACTTTTATGAAATAGTCACTGAGTATCCGCGCAGTGTTTATGGCACTTACGCCAGAGACCGAGTTGCTGAATACGTTGATAAGCATCCAAACTCTGGTGTCGTGGTGCCGGAGCTACAACAAGTCACCAGCAGGAAGAAATAA
- a CDS encoding carbohydrate ABC transporter permease yields MASSRSSQSDLSSAELSKFKRHQFWQKSRLWLTLYMLCLPTIGSLLLFSYYPKVDVVIMSFFRWVPSQIREFIGFNNFKEAFADPQFWQSFKLVGILLVANLAKLWPGILAAIALHRLASQKLRYLFQVCFVVPMIIPAMVWLLIWKSFYDPDFGLLNRVLKVTGGMELLDGMDTFMPKVASLLSPVFNGFINPVFGGVGGLILLGFFIFGSAGRKELEKSRWGDYGLIIASSLIVPVFAWTGLIQTIPGIVVMLIAIIVAMVLLNKRLGSSWIAWPFLILAGITVFWGELVRLPIGIIAAFAIYEIIRSKRDFYTGKPILMTISLTVITVGSLLILFGNIWTEPLEQFHGGNPAWLGNKDLVIPALIFWGFPWVGTVGVLIYLSGLQNIPQDVYEAAELDGVSPLGMIWHVELPLIMTQVRINLIFLTINTLVAYETFLILLGPDGGPGNKGMVPGLYMFSSAFSEGRFGYACALGMVLFIIILLLTIVYQKYVRVEK; encoded by the coding sequence ATGGCTTCCTCTCGCAGCTCCCAAAGCGACCTATCATCAGCTGAACTATCCAAGTTCAAGCGCCATCAATTCTGGCAAAAGTCCAGACTATGGTTAACCCTCTACATGCTTTGCCTGCCAACGATAGGCTCGCTTCTGCTTTTTAGCTACTACCCCAAGGTCGACGTTGTCATAATGTCTTTCTTCCGCTGGGTGCCATCGCAGATCCGGGAGTTTATCGGTTTCAATAATTTTAAGGAAGCCTTTGCCGACCCACAATTCTGGCAGTCGTTCAAGCTGGTTGGCATTTTGCTCGTGGCCAATCTGGCAAAACTCTGGCCTGGCATCCTCGCGGCAATCGCACTGCATCGCCTCGCCAGTCAAAAACTGAGGTATCTTTTCCAGGTCTGCTTTGTCGTCCCAATGATCATCCCGGCAATGGTCTGGCTCTTGATCTGGAAAAGCTTTTACGATCCTGACTTTGGTCTCCTCAACCGCGTATTGAAAGTAACTGGAGGTATGGAACTGCTGGATGGCATGGATACGTTCATGCCCAAAGTCGCCAGTCTGCTCTCCCCTGTTTTTAATGGTTTCATCAATCCAGTCTTTGGCGGTGTTGGCGGTTTGATCCTTCTTGGTTTCTTCATTTTCGGCAGTGCCGGTCGCAAAGAACTGGAGAAATCCCGTTGGGGAGATTACGGGCTGATCATTGCAAGCTCTCTAATCGTTCCGGTTTTTGCCTGGACAGGACTTATTCAGACCATTCCTGGCATTGTCGTCATGCTGATTGCAATCATTGTGGCGATGGTCTTACTCAACAAAAGACTGGGATCATCATGGATTGCATGGCCTTTCCTGATCCTTGCCGGTATCACTGTTTTCTGGGGTGAACTGGTGAGGTTGCCCATTGGCATCATCGCTGCATTTGCCATCTACGAAATCATTCGATCCAAACGAGATTTCTACACTGGAAAACCAATTTTGATGACGATTTCTCTAACTGTCATCACCGTGGGCTCACTCTTGATTTTATTCGGTAATATCTGGACCGAACCTCTTGAACAATTTCATGGCGGCAATCCGGCCTGGCTTGGGAACAAGGATCTCGTCATTCCTGCTCTTATCTTTTGGGGATTCCCGTGGGTAGGAACCGTTGGGGTTCTTATCTATCTTTCAGGTCTCCAAAACATTCCTCAGGATGTCTATGAAGCAGCCGAATTGGATGGAGTCAGTCCTCTGGGAATGATCTGGCACGTTGAATTGCCACTGATCATGACTCAGGTCCGTATCAATTTGATCTTCCTGACCATTAACACACTCGTTGCCTACGAGACCTTCCTGATTCTACTGGGGCCCGATGGCGGACCAGGCAACAAGGGTATGGTTCCCGGACTATACATGTTCAGTTCGGCGTTCAGTGAGGGCCGTTTCGGTTACGCCTGTGCCCTGGGCATGGTGCTCTTCATCATCATCCTGCTCTTGACCATCGTTTACCAAAAATACGTCCGCGTAGAAAAGTAA
- a CDS encoding carbohydrate ABC transporter permease: MPKKISKLGEGIKLGYLCFVLFFAFVPLFIMIVVSFKSNEQYLSNPWFFDHPSTWKWGNWGIAWDTVSGYISNSIFVSVSGTAITLGIVLMASYAIARYDFPGKNVIFYLVMATMFLPGTVAALVTLFDLLMKLNLVNSLWALVVMAAVGGQVAGVFILRNFIEDIPKELFESAQLDGAGHLQQIRHIILPLSASIISVTCIMDFLGSWNNVILPLLLLRDDALLTIPVGLFRLDGEYVKQYGQLMAGYAISSVPLLLIFLFSMRLFVKGLSAGAVKG; the protein is encoded by the coding sequence ATGCCTAAGAAAATCAGCAAACTCGGAGAAGGGATCAAACTTGGTTACCTTTGCTTCGTCCTGTTTTTTGCCTTCGTTCCGCTCTTCATCATGATCGTGGTGAGCTTTAAAAGTAACGAACAATACCTTTCCAATCCCTGGTTCTTCGATCACCCCAGCACATGGAAATGGGGCAACTGGGGCATCGCCTGGGATACCGTTAGTGGATACATCTCGAATTCGATTTTCGTCTCAGTCTCCGGAACCGCAATCACTCTCGGCATCGTCCTGATGGCCAGTTATGCCATCGCACGCTATGATTTTCCGGGGAAGAACGTGATTTTCTATCTGGTTATGGCGACAATGTTCCTTCCCGGAACAGTTGCGGCACTGGTAACGTTATTCGACCTTTTGATGAAGCTGAATCTGGTTAACTCACTATGGGCTCTGGTCGTTATGGCCGCAGTTGGAGGCCAGGTGGCGGGTGTTTTCATTTTGAGAAATTTCATCGAAGATATTCCCAAGGAGCTTTTTGAATCGGCTCAACTGGACGGAGCGGGTCACCTCCAGCAGATTCGCCACATCATCCTTCCCCTATCTGCTTCTATTATTTCGGTGACGTGCATCATGGATTTTCTTGGCTCATGGAATAACGTGATCCTGCCACTTTTACTTTTACGCGATGATGCTCTCCTGACCATTCCCGTTGGACTGTTCCGACTCGATGGCGAATATGTCAAACAGTACGGCCAACTCATGGCAGGATATGCAATCTCGTCCGTTCCACTTCTGTTGATTTTCCTTTTCTCAATGCGACTATTTGTCAAAGGACTATCCGCTGGGGCTGTCAAAGGATAG
- a CDS encoding LolA family protein yields MVILNPIPLLKHLVPAYVVMLLLSPLSAYVEDRELEYILDQHVEAMGGRGAIQEIKTVSMRGVTTSKSGEDRRIFLVRKLPNKIRLNLDSNNVELVVGYDGSNVWYYYDRQGNITAPEDRVSEFESIRRDSPFWLPITQFEKAEYKITRLPDETIDEAKCYVFQVEIPDLGTERYFVDQSTLLAKKREVDEINDDGSVEKTTTLYNDYEATGGVQFPMSMETIGEDGASVIIKFDSVKINKGIFDSYFRKP; encoded by the coding sequence GTGGTGATACTGAATCCGATTCCCCTTCTTAAGCACCTTGTACCAGCGTATGTAGTAATGCTGTTGTTATCTCCGCTATCTGCCTATGTGGAGGATCGAGAACTTGAATATATCCTCGACCAGCATGTGGAGGCAATGGGTGGAAGAGGAGCCATTCAAGAAATAAAGACAGTCAGCATGCGGGGTGTAACAACGAGTAAATCGGGTGAGGATCGTCGCATATTTCTGGTAAGGAAGCTCCCGAATAAAATTCGATTAAATCTGGATTCCAACAACGTAGAACTTGTTGTTGGTTACGATGGCTCTAACGTCTGGTATTACTATGATCGACAGGGTAATATTACTGCCCCAGAGGATAGGGTTTCAGAATTCGAAAGTATCCGGAGAGATTCTCCATTCTGGCTGCCCATCACCCAATTTGAAAAAGCAGAATACAAGATAACACGTCTTCCTGATGAGACTATTGACGAGGCTAAATGTTACGTTTTTCAAGTGGAGATCCCGGATCTGGGGACAGAGCGTTATTTTGTAGACCAGAGCACGCTTCTAGCCAAAAAGCGGGAAGTAGACGAAATCAACGATGACGGAAGCGTTGAAAAAACAACAACATTGTATAACGATTATGAGGCAACTGGCGGGGTTCAGTTCCCTATGTCAATGGAGACGATTGGGGAGGATGGCGCTTCTGTGATCATCAAATTTGATAGTGTAAAAATCAATAAGGGCATTTTTGATTCTTACTTCAGGAAGCCGTAA
- a CDS encoding PEP-CTERM sorting domain-containing protein — MIKPISTLLFAACCAFFANSAQGLIVLTVDATAKTFDVSGSIVGTPQSTGPLSYLDFFSPSSGNVLGSDFMNLTAFSSSTPNTIFSTIMVVRDFDVQDDAYMRFAINGSGPLPEQTVSMSAIGVDYTVMEAQYQTILENLATAGTTMTVTFGTSSDTIQVTAVPEPGTYAALTGLATLGYIVWYRRRT, encoded by the coding sequence ATGATAAAACCAATATCCACACTGTTGTTCGCCGCCTGTTGTGCCTTTTTTGCAAATAGTGCACAGGGGCTCATTGTTCTCACGGTCGATGCAACAGCCAAAACCTTTGACGTATCGGGATCGATTGTCGGAACCCCTCAAAGTACCGGACCTCTTTCTTACTTGGATTTTTTCTCACCCTCGTCGGGTAATGTGTTGGGCTCAGATTTCATGAACCTGACTGCTTTCTCGTCATCGACGCCGAACACGATATTTTCGACAATCATGGTGGTGAGGGATTTTGATGTTCAGGATGATGCCTACATGCGCTTTGCTATCAATGGCAGTGGACCATTGCCTGAGCAGACCGTCAGCATGAGCGCAATCGGAGTCGACTATACCGTTATGGAGGCGCAATATCAGACGATTTTGGAAAATCTAGCCACCGCAGGGACAACTATGACCGTCACGTTCGGTACTTCGTCCGACACAATTCAAGTTACCGCTGTTCCTGAGCCCGGAACCTATGCTGCTCTCACTGGCCTTGCCACTCTTGGTTACATCGTCTGGTATCGCCGCCGTACTTGA
- a CDS encoding DUF4019 domain-containing protein: protein MFARNFVFLVFIFSTFHLAHAVADREIAAKEAALAWLPLIDEEKYAEALEITAPQFREEMKKEDWVSGLGQVRQPLGSVDKRILQRLFATPVLPGGPEGDYVIVNFRTSFVGREEAVDEIVVMSASQDADGSDLWQVVGYYIDQK, encoded by the coding sequence ATGTTTGCGCGTAATTTTGTATTTCTGGTTTTCATTTTTTCGACATTTCATCTGGCGCATGCGGTGGCTGACAGAGAGATCGCGGCTAAGGAAGCTGCATTGGCTTGGTTGCCTTTAATCGATGAGGAAAAATATGCCGAAGCTTTGGAGATAACGGCGCCACAATTTCGAGAGGAAATGAAAAAAGAAGATTGGGTTAGCGGGCTCGGACAGGTTCGTCAGCCACTTGGTTCAGTAGATAAAAGGATTCTACAACGACTTTTCGCGACCCCGGTGCTCCCTGGTGGCCCTGAGGGAGACTATGTAATCGTTAATTTTCGTACTTCTTTCGTCGGGCGAGAAGAGGCTGTGGACGAGATTGTCGTAATGTCAGCCAGTCAGGATGCGGATGGGAGCGATCTCTGGCAAGTGGTTGGCTACTATATCGATCAGAAATAG
- the fabG gene encoding 3-oxoacyl-ACP reductase FabG: MQLTFDQRVALVTGAGRGIGREIAESLAAAGVTVICVSKSDSSCGAAAEAIREKGGKASHLAVDVSDTAAVQAACENLLKEFGTIDILVNNAGITRDMLMLRMSDEDWDSVIDTNLSSCFHWTKNLLRPMTRKRWGRIINISSVVGVIGNAGQVNYAAAKAGMIGMTKALAREVASRSITVNAVAPGFIETDMTAGLSDEVKEMAQKTIPLKRFGKTSEIASITAFLASEQSAYITGQTFSVDGGMAM; the protein is encoded by the coding sequence ATGCAACTAACCTTTGATCAAAGAGTAGCACTTGTGACCGGAGCCGGTCGTGGAATCGGTCGCGAAATAGCGGAATCGCTTGCTGCCGCTGGAGTTACCGTAATCTGCGTCAGTAAATCTGACAGCTCTTGTGGTGCTGCAGCCGAAGCAATTCGTGAAAAAGGTGGCAAAGCTTCGCACCTGGCCGTCGATGTATCCGACACCGCAGCTGTTCAGGCAGCCTGCGAAAATCTACTTAAAGAGTTCGGAACAATCGATATCCTTGTAAACAATGCAGGCATTACGCGCGATATGCTGATGTTGCGTATGTCTGATGAGGATTGGGACAGTGTCATCGATACAAATCTGTCCAGCTGCTTCCACTGGACCAAAAATCTGCTTCGTCCCATGACACGTAAACGCTGGGGGCGCATCATCAATATTTCTTCCGTCGTCGGAGTCATCGGTAATGCTGGCCAGGTAAACTACGCAGCTGCAAAAGCCGGAATGATTGGCATGACCAAAGCTCTCGCCCGTGAAGTAGCATCACGCAGCATTACCGTAAATGCCGTAGCACCAGGCTTTATTGAAACTGACATGACGGCTGGCCTAAGTGACGAAGTCAAAGAAATGGCCCAAAAAACTATTCCCTTGAAACGATTCGGAAAAACCTCCGAAATAGCATCAATTACAGCATTTCTTGCATCCGAGCAGTCCGCATACATAACCGGCCAAACTTTTTCGGTTGACGGCGGCATGGCGATGTAA
- a CDS encoding acyl carrier protein, producing MADKTIEQRVKEIIVNQLNVNEEQVKPEASFLDDLGADSLDTVELVMAFEEEFKDEIQGEIPESEAEKLQTVGDVVKFIEEKSKA from the coding sequence ATGGCGGATAAAACCATTGAACAACGAGTTAAGGAAATAATCGTCAACCAGCTCAACGTGAATGAAGAGCAGGTTAAGCCAGAGGCTTCGTTCCTGGATGACCTCGGCGCAGACTCGCTCGACACTGTCGAGCTTGTTATGGCGTTCGAAGAAGAATTCAAGGACGAGATCCAAGGCGAAATCCCCGAGAGTGAGGCGGAAAAGCTCCAGACTGTGGGCGACGTCGTCAAGTTCATCGAGGAAAAGTCGAAAGCCTAA
- the fabF gene encoding beta-ketoacyl-ACP synthase II: MQNHQPGSKVVITGLGTLTGAGIGVDDFWDNLCAGRSGIDRIKGFDIDPYPCQVGSEVKDFDPCDYMDRKEVNRNDRYTHYAMGAAKLALKDADLDTTKVVQERMGVIVGSGIGGIETVETQTQRLFNMGPRRVSPFMIPSLIANIASGVIAIEIKAKGPNFAVVSACTTGTHAIGEAMHVIKRGEADIMLAGGTEAAITKTGFAGFCAMRAMSTNFNDEPQRASRPFDEKRDGFVMGDGSGIVVLESEEHAKARGARIYCELVGYATTCDAHHITSPDLEGTGLANCLTNALNYSGVEATEVDYINAHGTSTPYNDRCESAAVKTVLGDHAYKIAMSSTKSMTGHLLGAAGGIEAAVCAKAIQTGIIPPTINYENPDPNCDLDYVPNKAKEATVNVALSNNLGFGGHNATVVLRRYPLN; this comes from the coding sequence ATGCAGAACCATCAGCCAGGATCTAAAGTAGTTATTACCGGACTCGGCACACTAACCGGTGCCGGGATAGGTGTTGACGATTTTTGGGACAACCTCTGCGCAGGGCGCAGTGGCATTGACCGAATCAAGGGGTTCGATATAGACCCCTACCCCTGCCAGGTTGGATCTGAAGTTAAGGATTTTGATCCTTGCGATTACATGGATCGCAAAGAGGTCAATCGCAATGACCGTTACACTCATTACGCCATGGGTGCCGCCAAACTGGCACTCAAGGACGCAGACCTTGACACCACCAAGGTGGTTCAGGAACGCATGGGAGTAATTGTCGGCTCTGGTATCGGAGGTATTGAAACTGTTGAAACCCAAACTCAACGACTCTTCAACATGGGTCCGCGCAGGGTTTCACCTTTCATGATCCCTTCACTCATCGCAAATATCGCTTCAGGCGTTATTGCGATTGAGATCAAAGCAAAGGGGCCAAATTTCGCGGTCGTCAGCGCCTGCACAACGGGAACTCATGCCATTGGTGAAGCCATGCATGTGATCAAGCGAGGTGAAGCCGATATCATGCTCGCAGGTGGAACAGAAGCAGCCATAACCAAGACAGGGTTTGCCGGTTTCTGTGCGATGCGAGCAATGAGTACCAATTTCAATGATGAACCGCAGCGTGCAAGTCGTCCATTCGACGAGAAACGCGACGGATTTGTCATGGGTGATGGTTCTGGAATTGTCGTCCTAGAATCAGAAGAACACGCCAAAGCACGTGGAGCACGGATTTACTGCGAACTTGTTGGTTACGCAACAACCTGTGACGCCCATCATATTACAAGTCCCGATCTTGAAGGCACTGGATTGGCAAATTGCCTGACCAATGCACTGAATTACTCGGGAGTTGAGGCCACTGAAGTAGATTACATCAACGCTCATGGGACATCAACCCCATACAATGATCGTTGTGAGTCTGCAGCTGTAAAAACGGTCTTGGGTGATCATGCCTACAAGATCGCAATGAGCTCGACAAAATCAATGACCGGCCACCTCCTGGGAGCGGCTGGAGGCATTGAGGCTGCCGTTTGCGCCAAGGCAATACAAACAGGCATCATTCCACCAACGATCAATTACGAAAATCCAGACCCGAATTGTGACTTGGATTACGTGCCGAATAAAGCAAAAGAAGCTACGGTAAACGTCGCTTTGAGCAATAATCTTGGATTTGGTGGCCACAATGCGACGGTTGTTTTACGTCGATATCCCCTAAATTAG
- a CDS encoding acyl-CoA desaturase, translating to MFKNIPFERVQWITSSFLIGTLALAVTAVPLYLILVSTGTWFLWALFFFYTAATGLSITLGYHRLFSHLAFKAKRPVKWFVILFGAAAWENSVITWSSEHRRHHKHVDHDDDPYNINLGFWWAHMGWLMFKLKPEAPIDNVKDLEKDPALVWQHKYIHFIAAFMGFVLPTLICGLYYGSWMGALGGFLIVGVLRTVIVQHATFFINSACHYIGSQPYSSTHSARDSWLMAIFTFGEGYHNYHHEFQHDYRNGVKPWQIDPTKWTIWLLSKVGMTSDLRRVSEAKILLAEIQQARSRIQQGLDYCGGDQFTEAARLKLQASIDALHHAQEELAARYDHLQTVVKDRVEFSKGRVAVWRRELREAMTHLDEILEFDLVPRAV from the coding sequence ATGTTCAAAAACATTCCATTCGAACGTGTCCAATGGATCACGAGTAGTTTTCTTATTGGTACACTCGCACTAGCGGTTACAGCCGTACCACTTTACTTGATACTGGTAAGCACTGGAACCTGGTTTCTCTGGGCGCTTTTCTTTTTTTACACAGCAGCAACCGGCCTGAGCATCACACTGGGCTACCATCGGCTTTTTTCTCATCTCGCCTTCAAAGCGAAACGTCCCGTTAAGTGGTTTGTCATTCTCTTTGGTGCGGCCGCCTGGGAAAACTCCGTCATCACATGGTCTTCGGAGCACCGCAGGCACCACAAGCATGTGGACCACGATGATGACCCTTACAACATCAACCTCGGTTTCTGGTGGGCACACATGGGTTGGCTCATGTTCAAGTTGAAGCCTGAAGCACCAATCGACAATGTGAAGGACCTGGAAAAAGATCCAGCGCTTGTCTGGCAGCATAAATACATTCACTTTATTGCGGCATTCATGGGATTTGTCCTCCCAACATTAATCTGTGGCCTATACTATGGCAGCTGGATGGGAGCACTTGGCGGTTTTCTAATTGTTGGGGTTCTCCGTACAGTGATCGTTCAGCATGCGACTTTCTTCATAAACTCTGCCTGCCATTACATCGGCTCCCAGCCCTACTCATCCACTCACAGCGCCCGTGACAGCTGGCTGATGGCTATTTTCACTTTCGGTGAAGGTTACCATAACTATCACCATGAGTTCCAGCACGACTACCGTAATGGTGTAAAGCCATGGCAAATCGATCCAACTAAATGGACGATCTGGCTTCTGTCCAAAGTTGGCATGACTTCAGACCTCCGTCGTGTTTCAGAAGCAAAGATTCTTCTCGCTGAAATCCAGCAGGCACGCTCTCGTATCCAACAGGGGCTTGATTATTGCGGTGGTGACCAGTTCACGGAAGCCGCTCGTCTCAAGCTGCAAGCTTCTATCGATGCTTTGCACCATGCCCAGGAAGAACTGGCTGCGCGCTATGATCACCTCCAGACCGTGGTTAAGGACCGTGTGGAATTCTCCAAAGGTCGTGTTGCAGTATGGCGCCGCGAACTCCGCGAAGCCATGACGCACCTTGATGAGATCTTGGAATTCGATCTCGTTCCGAGAGCTGTTTAA